The following nucleotide sequence is from Camelus bactrianus isolate YW-2024 breed Bactrian camel chromosome 34, ASM4877302v1, whole genome shotgun sequence.
GACGTGCATTTCTGAGTTCTTGGGAAGAGGGAGCGGGTCTGACCTTTGCCCCTCAGTACTTCATCAGTTTTGTGAGCAGAGTGACTAAGGGCACAAATTAAAAGCAAAGACAGGGTCCATCCACCTTCTATTAAGGAAAGACTCTCAGTTAGAGGCGAGCTGGCGCCGGCCCGGCCTGTGGAGGGCGGAGGACAGGGCGTTTCCCGGAGCCACTGTTCCCGGGTTTGGCCTGGAAGCCCCTTCTCTCCCCCAGCCTGGGCTCCGCCCCATCCTCCCCCAGGTCGGGCTCAGGCCCGCCTCACCCCCTTCCTGGGACCGCGTTCCTCCTCCTGAATCCCGGTCTTTCTAGCACCGTTGCGTTGTCCCCACAGGGCAGGGGACAGCCCCGGCTAGACAGTGAGCCCTTTCAGAGTGGCCAGTGTCCTCCAGGGCTCCAGTAGTGACAGTCACGCCTGTGGATGGTGGGTGCACAGGTGAACAACTGGGAGGTGCGGTCGGGACCCGACTGCCCGGGACTCCCAGTCTGGGGTCCCGGGTTGGGCCCGGAAGCTGCCAAGTTACACCCGCTCCCCACCGCTGCCGGCCGCGGTTCTGATGCGGACGGTCTGCCCCAGACCACGCTGTGAGAAAGGCCTTTTCAAAGCGCTTTGTCGCGTTTGAGCCTCACGACCTGCGTTTTACAGACGAGGGAACAGGCGCGCGGGAGGCTGAGGAGCCTGGCCGGGGCCACGCGGGCAGCACGGCGTGGCTGCCGGCCGCGTGCGGGCTCAGAGGCGCTCCCTGCCGGGCTCCCGGGCCTGGGGGTCGCTTCCTGCCGCCACTTTGTGCCCGCGGTCTCGGCCCTGGGGCTCCttgcggggaggggcggggagctTTGGGGGCGGCGAGGATGGAGGGGCGGAGAGCCTCCCCCGGCCCTGCTCGCCGCGCCTCGCGGGGGCGCGGCCCCGGGGTCCACCCCGGGACTGCCCGGcccgcctctcccctccccgccggccccCAGCCCGCCTTcctggaagggggagggggatgggactTGCCCGTTTGTTCTGGGCTGACCCTGGAACAAAGGCCTCCAGCCGCAGAGAGTCTTTGCCGCGCGCCCCCAAGAGCCGGAGCCGGGGAGCCACCGGCACATTAACAACTAAAACGTCTGCCCTGGAATTCTTTTCTGAGCCCGCGGCCTCCCCGCCCTGCTTGCGGGGCTAATTCAGGGCCTGGGATGGTGTTGATGGACTATCCTGGCTGCCCTGCCTCCTATTGTGTCACTAACGCTCCATCACAAAGGCCACTCGCCCTTAGCAACAGTTGCTAGGCGGGTCTTATCTCCTGGGCCCCATCCCTTCCCCCAGCCGGAATCGGAGGCCGGGACTGGGTCGGGCCAGCCTGCAGGGTGAAGCTGCTCCGAGACCCCGGAGGATTATCCGCAGGGGCTCCCCATCTGGCACTCCCCCGTGGGCggcctggggggcgggggtgtggaCACATCGGGGGCAAAGGGAGCCCGTGATGCTGCTTCCCGTCCCTTGGTTGCTGTCACTGGTGTGACAAGCAGTcctcctgctccccctgcccacccctacGGTTTTTTCCTGGATTCTTCATTAAAAATTCCACCTGGCTGTTTGCAGTAGCGGCCGTGTTTCATGTCACTGGTGTCACTCTGCAGCGTCCTGACAGCAGCACTTGCCCAACTACGTTAGGCTGTAATTGTGTCGTTGACAAGTCTGTGAAATCGACAAAAAAGGCGCTCTTCAGCCCAGTGGTGCATTGTACgtgagaatcacctgggaaagTCGAAAAACCGGGCCCCACCCCAGGGATGCTGACTTAATTAGTCTGCCCAGGTGTAAGCTCAGCGCACCTCCACCCCCCACTCCAGccagggagcagggctgaggTTCGTACCCCTTTGAAGCCTAAaatcctcctttgtaaaatgagacCCACCTAGTAGTgcagttttgaggattaaatgagattgatAGAAAGCGTTCGCTTATTAAGTGACTAAAGCCTGAGTGGTGAGAGCTAATTGCACCGGGAGTCAGAACTTCTGAGTCCCAGtttctaactgtgtgaccttcagcCGCTGTGCCCCCACACTTCCCTTCCGTTCCTTCCAGCTTCAAAACTCTGTAATTCCATGATCTCTTAGACAACAGGAGTTACATTGGTTTGTGAAAGGGGCATGCAGTTTGAGTAACTTGTCCACAAATTTACGGTTACTCACACTACACGTGAAGACTGAGGCGACCCAAGTTGAGTCTGCTGTGTTTTTAATTCGAGGGAGCTTGTTGCAGGGACAGAGCAGCGTGTGTGCCCCGAGTCTTCCATGACCCCCAGGCCCCCGTCGGTGCTTACAGCTGGCCCCGGTCTTACTTACTGACTCGTCTTCCCAGGAGGGCTGCAGATCTGAGTTGTCTTCCCGCGTCTGGTGATAGGTTGGCAATGACAACACTATTATTACTAGTCACcatttctaagtgctttacagatGTTAACTCAGTTTGATCCTTGCAACGACCCTATGAGGTATGATTGCTTTGAGATACATTGTATCTCACTGGCGCCTGAACCCCCACGGCTGACTGGAACCCCAGACCAGCTGAGAACTTTCCTCTGACACCTGACTTCGGAGCCTGTTCTCCCACATGGGCTGTGAGGCTGTGAGGGGTGCGGGTCTCACCTCAGGGCAGGTCTCCTGCTCCTGGGCTCCTGCAAGTGGGGGACTCTTGAGCATTCAGATTCCATCCTAGGTGCTTCCCTTAGGAATGCAGTGTCCTAGCCAGGAGCTCAGGGCCTGGGCAGCCCCAGTGGTGACTCACTGGTTGCCTGGAGACCAGGAAAACCTCTGGAGGTGGCTTCAGCCCCAGGAGGTTCTGTCCTCCTAGCCCTGGGAACTGGCAGTGGGATGGGAACCCCGAAAGCAGGGCCCCAGCTTCTCCAGTGACAGCATCCATGGAGGGAACCGCTGCCGCGGGCCAGCCCCTCAGACCTTGGTTGCGGTTGCATCTTTTGCATGTCTGTGCATGCTCTCGATTAATCTGCCGGGGGTCTTCTTTTAGCCAGAACTGTCAGTTGTTGATATATTTTTAAGGTTCCTCTTTTGTCTCCCTTCTGTTCTGTGAGCACTGCTCCACTGCCCCCTCCGACACCCCTCTGTGCCCTGAAACACGCCGCCTGGGGCTTAGCACGTTTAAGACTGCAGGTGGACGGCACCTGTCTTGAGGCTTATTTATGGAGCTCCCACTCTGGTCCTGTGAGAGGGGAGGTGGGACGATCAAACTGCGCGGACACACCCTCGGAGGTTGAGGAGTCTGGGCAGGTGACTCAGTAGTGACAGAGCAGTCAGGGCGCTGGGCAGACTTCTGTTCTTCCCTTCTGCAAGTCGTCCGGGTAATGCCAAGATGACTTCAAGGAATAATTTTGGATTGAGTTAatacaatggttctcaaacttttacACTCAAAAAATTTTGAGGatcccaaagagcttttgtttatgtggattTTATCTACTGTATCCTGTATAATATAACCGGTGCTAGAAATTAAAAccgagaaatgtttaaaacacaaGACTACACAAGCACACAAACTTATTTGTCAGAGCAATATTGTCACATATGATGCAGATTCTGGAAAATTCTGTATACTCATGAGAGAGGGagagtgaaaaaaacaaataacatctCAAAATTTTTAAGAAGAGAGTTTTGAATTTGTAGATAGCCTGCAAAAGTCTAGGGGACCCTCGGGGGTTCCCTGGCCATACTTCGAGAACTGCTGTGGTACAGCATCAAAGATTTGAACATTCTTAGAGTGCCTTGATTAGTGACAGGAAAAGCTCTTTTATAAAATCCTGGGTTAAgtaggaaaggaaagaagtaacTTTTCCTTTACCCTCTTAGGTTCTGTTCTTGGAGCCTGCAAATTAAACCGACAATAGCCACagtaacaggagaaaaggcatataaattttatttgctGTTGACGTTTAATTGTGTGTGTGGAGGCCTTCATGGAAAAGAAGACCCAAAGAAGTGGGTAGACCAGGTTTTTATGTACTGTTTTAACAAATGGTGATAAACAGTGGAGAATTGACAGTACACAGGAAAATGGGTTTGTGCTTCCAGGAGCAGTAAATTGGGGGAAGATGAGTATGTGGGGGAAACTAATAGAAGATGAGGGTTACTTTAAGGAGGTTTGTCTGTTCAGACCTGTCTTGGTGCCCAGCTTCTGTCTCCAGTGATCAGGGCTGTTCTCCTGGAAGGCGGACACTCTCACAAACAGAAATACATGTCCTGCTTTCAGGCAGACAGGAGGAGGGCACGGAGTTCTGTCTGCATTTGCGCTTCTTAATTGCCTTCAGCTTGAAATAATCCTTATGCAAAAGTGGCAGATTTGGGGTAGCACATTCTGACCCCCTGTCAGGACCCCAGAGATGGACAAGCAAAATGGCTGTCCCCACCACCCACCGTGTGTTTCCTCTGTCTCTCCTGCTGTACATCCCTGGCTCTTCCCGCTCTGCCCTGACCACGTCATTCTTGGCGTCCCTCCTAGTGGCTCTGGCCACCTCAGGGGCCTGCCTTGGGGGCGGAGGAGTGGGGACAGGAAGTGGACTCTTGGACCACTCTTTCTGGCTTGCATCCTCTCCTCCGCTGGCCTGTTCCTCGTCTGCTGCacacacatttactgagcactgaccacatgccaggcaccacTCCAGATGCAAGCAACCCAGCCATGAATGAGAGGGAGACGTCCAAGCCTCTTGGCACCAGAGAGCATcaccccaggcagggctgggccttcTGATCAACCTCAGAGGCGGTGGAAGGCATTGATGGAAGCAATTGCAAAGTCCATCCTGGTTTGGGAGATGGTCGGCAGCTGGGGACGGAGGTCTGCTCTGCTCAGCTCAGCTCTGAGTCACACTTCTCTCCCAGGTGTACGAACTGAATGGGACGGTTCACAGCCTAGAGTGGTCGGTGAGGACATATGAGGAAGTGGCTCGAGCGTTTGCAGAAAAGCATCCTGGGTTCATCGGAATCAAACTCATTTATTCGGATCACCGGTAAGGCAGAGCATGGGTGAGGCTGGGTCGTGGGCAGAGCCGCTGGGCTGGgcggggacagaggaggagaaggggccCGGGGCTGAGACCCCCGGACGCCCCATTGCCACGGCTCTGTGTGCAGTGGTGGGAGTGCAGACTCCATCCTGAAATCACTGCTGCTTCAGGTCTTCACAGCCGGGCTGGAATGAAGGGCTTGGCAATTTTCCAGGTACTTCAGACCGTGGCCCCACATCGGCCTCAGCCTGGTGATCAGTTATGAGCTTAATGCTTTTGCCTGAATGTTCGGACAACTTCTTCATTTCAGTCTGCGGCTGGGTTCTGCCTCTGGCTGCACTGAGGGTCTGGGGGAGTGGCGGCTGGTTCCTTGGATCACAGCAGACACACCCTCATCGGCCCatgtctccctgtctctcccgCAGATTCAAAAATGTGTCCTGCATCAAAAAATCCGTCCAAACAGCCATGAAACTTCGTGCCCAGTTCCCCAGGATGGTGGCTGGGTTTGATCTGGTAGCAGACTCTGTCCTGCAGGGGCCCTGAGGGCAGCTCCCTGGGGCGGGCTGGGCAGCTCCACTGAGACCCTCACTAGGGGCTGCAGGGGTGTCTGGAAGCAGAGGAGGGGGCCAGGCCTAAACCCACCAGCGTTGGAGAGTGGCCCCTCCCCATCACCCAGACTTCTGAAGCTGCACATCGCGGGGTGGGGTTGCCCCCCCCACCTCCAGTCACAGCCAGGCCACACTGCCCTGGCTGACAATTCAGTAACCTCACCAATGAATCCAGCTGCCTGGCCAAAGGGCACGCCTGAGCCCTCTCACAGAATCTGCACACGTTCCCGCAGACTGTGCTTCAGCTCCTGCTCTTGGACCCACCTGGCtcccaggagacagcatctcaaGGAACTGTTTTCTTTGGACCAGGATGTCCTTCTGGGCTCCTTGGGGGTTGCTCAAAGGATCCACCTCTCCAGAAAAGAGACAGGAGTtgctcccaccccctttccctccgtCTGTGGTTCTGACAGTGGGCCGAGAAGGAGGGCGGACGGTGGTGGACCGGTCCATACAGGGACTCGGGCGCACCAGTTGCGGGGAGCGGGGGCTGGAGTGCTCAGAGGTCCACTCGCAGGCCCCTGCGTTCCTTCCCATCTGCCCTCCGTCCGCTGCACTCAACACCCACGCTCCCTTGGTCCTGCAAGGGCATCACTGGCCCCACTCCCTCCCTTGAAAACTGGGGAATGGAACCTCTGTGTCGCAAggctccctcctgcccagccccggGTGTGCAGCCTGCTTCGGAAAGCATGATTTTGGTGTAGTTGTTCTTCACGGAAGTGACAGCTGAGGGACTCTGCCCGGAgctgccagggctgggggcccAAGGTGATGGAGGCTGGAGTCCTTCTGGGGATCTGCGGCGCAGCCTCTGAGTCGGGGCGAGTTGTTTCGGGGCAACAACACACTGCAccctctcttcttccccaggCCTGCTACTGGTCACCCTTAAAAGGCTGTGTGACTGAGGCCTGGAGCGGTGGTGGTGGGTAGAGGGCTGTGGGCCCAGCGGCACAGCCGGCACCCCAGTGACCCCTCCCCTGTCCTGCAGGTGGGGCGTGAGGACACGGGCCACTCGCTGTATTACTACAGGGAGGCTTTGATGATCCCAGCCTTGCATGGCGTGAAACTGCCTTACTTCTTCCACGCCGGAGAGACAGGTGAGCCTGGGGCAccgtcgggggtggggggggggtgacgGACAGGGCCCTCGGCGTCCCTCTGTGGGTCACATCCATCCTGCTCAAGACCACCCTTCTGTTCCCAGACTGGCAGGGAACTGCCGCAGACGGAAACCTTCTGGACGCCCTGCTACTGAACTCCACCAGGATCGGCCATGGGTTTGCCCTGAGCAAACACCCAGCCGTCTGGGCTGACTCCTGGAAGAAAGACATCCCCGTGGAGGTCTGCCCCATCTCCAACCAGGtgtgcaggcccagggaccagcGCAGGGCGATCGCCCCCGCAGCCACGGCCCCTGCGTGGCTCCCAGATTTTCTCCTGGGTCATCTCTCGCTGCTTTCtgtacccctccccccacctcacaTCCAGAGTCACGGAGGAAAAGCTTTGCCTAGACCACTCGTGGTCATGAGGGCCCCCAGGGGTGGACCTGTGGCGAAGCTGTGGACGAGCTAAAGGACACTGGGGGCACCACGGGGTCGGGGGAAACTCAGGTCCTGCTGTTGCACGGCCGCTTGGGGCTGTGTGCTCAGGAGAGCTGCTCAGAGCAGCACCAAACATCCCTGGTGAAAACTTGGGTGCGGGGACCTGGGGAGGCCTGCAAGTTGTCCCCAAGCGGACCCAGAAAGGCGCTGGTCACACCCTGGGTCTCACCTCCCTCGTGACGACCCTTCATAGATCCGCTTGTCTCTCCTTTGCCTCCAACTGGGCAGGTTCTGAAGCTGGTGTCCGACATGAGAAACCACCCCGCTGCTGTACTCATGGCCACTGGGTACCCCATGGTGATCAGCTCTGATGACCCTGCTGCCTTTGGGGCCAAAGGCTTGTCCCACGATTTCTACGAGGCCTTCATGGGCATCGGTGGGGTGACGGCCGACCTGAGGACACTCAAACAGCTGGCCATGAACTCGCTCAAGTGAGAGCCCTGGGTGCTTCGTCTTCGGTTTGGGGCAGGAGCCTGGAGGGTTTCCGTGGTTCCTCTGGTTGTCTCTTACTCCACTGCTCTCGGGCTGGGACCGACGTGCTCTGCTCTGCCAGCATCTGAGACCCCTCTGGCCACCCACCCTGGGCTGACCCGCGCACCCCTCCTCCTGCAGGTACAGCGCCCTGTCGGAGGGTGAGAAGAAGGTTGCCATGGAAGCCTGGGAGGAGAGATGGCATAAGTTTGTGGCCGAGCTGGCCAGGGGCCCAGAGTGAGAAGAGGCCGTCCGCTGCCCTCTGCCTCCGCTTCCCCCCACACTGTCTTCACGTTCTCCACCTCGGCCGTTCGGAACCCAGCGTGATCTCCACCTCTGTGTCTTTATCAGAACCGACCTGTGAAGGTCACCCAGGGCCGCCACGTTGCGGATCTCCCAGAAACACCCCATCCGTGGACCACACTCGCCTTTGGATGCCCTCTGTCGCAGCCTCAGTGACAGGCCCCCTGCTTCCTCGCTGGCCGTGGCTCCGGCCCCTGCACTGGCTCCGGCTCCGCCTGGTCTCTGCGGTCCGCTGGCTCGCCCCTCCTGGCGTCTCTcctgctcttccctcctctcacGCTGCACGAGCCTCCTAGGTGGTCTTGTCTGCTCCTTCCCTTTTAAAGCCACGTATTGTTGATGATTCCCAAGCTTCAGATGCATGTGGATGGCTCCCAGACTCTCGGAGACCTACTGTGTGCAGCGCTGCCCTTCCAGCCTCTCCCTGGTCATTCCTGTCTTGGGAGAagtcccctcctcctgctccaccCACTGCTCAGAGCAGAGATGGTCAGTAAATTCTTGCCCCCCCATCAGAAGGGCCCTTGGATCCgtcccccccgcctccccccgcTCTGGGCTCAGTTCCAGCCACTGTCGCCTCTTCTCTGAGTTACGACAGCCTCCTAACCcacctctcctttcttctctctgcgCCCCCAGCTCGATTTTCAAAGAGCAACGGCTGTTTAGCACTAAATTAAGCCAGGGTGCTCTGCTTTACAACGCGGTGCCCTTAGCAAAGCCCGGAAGTCTCCACAGGGGGTCGCCTCCTGTCAGCCCGGGCCCCCCAGCAGCATCCCGCCCCCAGTGCCCTAGTGCACCAGGCTGCCCCCAGGGTCCCAGGCTCTGCCCTGCACCCGGCTCCTGTCTCACGCTCTCTGCCGGGAATGCCCTTTCTTCCGTTCAGAGGTTGCAGCTTTCCTGTCCCTGTCTCAGAAAGGTTTCCAGGCCCCGTTCTCCCTCGGGGCACCCTGGGCTTTTCCTTCCTGACTCTACTGCGACCCGCCATTAGGAATGTATTTCTGGGGCCTCCGTCCCACCAGACCAGAAGCTCCAGGCGGACAGGCACTGATGACCCGTCACGCACACTGCGAAGCCCGAGCCGGCTCCCAGCCCCGCCGGTCAGTCCGCAGTGGGGGGACGCGGACAGGACGGACCTGACCTGGGCGTGCTGGGCTGGCTGAGGCAGGAGCAGAGCGGAGTTGCCCCAAACAAAAGACCCGTGGGGTCAGGTCCTGGCCCCAGCCGGGGCTGTGGGCGAGGGAGGCGAGGGGCCAGCCCTGGCCTCACCCGACCCCAGGGTGTGAAGGAGACCAAAGAATTCCTCCAAAGTGGAatgtcttctccccaccccatccctgtgCCGAGCCCTCAGGCAGAAGCCAGCCCTCTCCCCAAGGGGACCGCTGGCCCCTGGGACTGGGAAAGGGTCCTCAACCACAGGCTGGTACCCGGAGGGAGCCGGATGCCCTAGAAGGGCCTTTGAGTCATCGCCTTCCCTGTCCCAGCAGAGGATGCACGGTCCCAGCTCAGCTGATTTAGATTCAATAAATGTGAGAACAGAACTTAGTAGAATGGGCTTCTGCAGCAGGTTGCCATGGCCACGGGGGTCTCCCGGGAGCATAAGGTCCCTGATTTGGGAAACAAACCAGCTCTGGTGCATTCATGCCGGTTCAATAGGCTGAGTCCGAGCTGACAGCCAGAAACACCCAACGGCCAGGTCCTGACTCGCGAGGAGGGCGCGGCTGCCCTCCCTTGGGCCTGAGCGACGTCTCTGCCAGGGGCACGGGGTGAAGCTGGCTGCACTCACTCCTCCTGTGGGACTTCCCAGAGTGCCCTGACGTAGATGTCTTTTGGGAAGACTTGTGTGTTAGCTGAAGCTTTGTAAACCAAATCACGGTGTACCTGGAGCGGGGGTGCGGGGCTTGCTTTCTCTGCAGCAGAGCGTTCAGTCTGCAGAACATCTTTCTGTGATCTGCAgtctgtttatttacttttcagagtGAGGTCAAATCCTTTGTCCTTCTTTGTCAGGTGAATTGTCCGGGCAGGAAGAACCACAGGGTCCACGTCGCCCGGCCTGTGGCGGGTGCCCTGATCCGGCCTCCTCCAGGGTCCTGGAGTTTTGCTTCGTCCAGGAcagctgtggggggagggggggacaaCAGGGGGCCTTCCGGAAGGTCAGATGGAGGGAATCGCAGGACATGCAAGGCATCCTCTTTGCCAGCAGGTTGGAAGTCGGGGTCCCACCACAGGGAAAACCATGGGACTTTGATCTCAGTACCTTGAAATCGTGTGAAACTTCAGAAAAGTGGTAAGGATAGCACGAAGAACTCCAAATGCCCTCCCCGCCCAGGTTCCGTGACCAACGCGCTACACACTCACTGCATCCCTtgcccgccctcccctccctcgGTGTCCCTAACTAGACGCCCTACGTTTTCTGACCGGTTGAGACTCAGTCTGCAGATGTCACTCCTGAACATGCCCATGTTGTCTCATAAAGACAGCGCTGTTCTCCGTGCAGCCACAGCACCACCGCCCAAAGCAGGAAGGGAGCACCGAGGGGACGCCACCTGCCGTCCGGCCCCAGCCCTTCCACGCGCTCCCTCTTCCTGGCCCAGACCCCGGTCGGGGCTCCTGGGTCACATGTCAGTCGGGGACAGTGCCTCAGTCTCTCCTCGTCCTTTGTGCCCTTGCCGTCTCTGGAGAGCACAGGCCGGTCATCCTGGGGTTTGTGATTCCAGCTGTGCGCTTTGAGAGGGACGCCTAAGGTGGTGTTTGTCCTCAGTGCTTTCGACcgggggccagggccagggcctgcCAGAGTCTGTCTCTCCCACAAGCAAGAGCAGCCCTTAGCGCTTCAGCCTGGGGTTAGACCAGCCTGAAACCGGTCATCGTGGGAGATTTTGCACCGCAGAAATCAGCGAATGTTACAAATCTGTGCCTCGCCCGGAAGGTGTTAAACATTAACACCCTCCCCAAGCTTAGGACGTCAGTTTGTCCCATTACCAGGAGGTTAACTCTGAGCACTGTGTTAGGTGATGCCTGCCGGGATTCGCCGTTGTAGAGTTGTTCCCTTGGTGACTAGTGAATAGTTGGTGGGAGACACTTCAGCTCTATGTGGAAATATTATTCCTCATCACAGCTTTACCCGCTAGTTTTTGCTTCCATCCAGGATTATTGTCTGAATCGACTGTTACCACCATAGCTGCTGTTTTAAGTGTAATAAATTATCCCAAAGCTTAGTGGCTTcaaaaaccaataaaaatgtgctgtctcTCAGCTTCTGTGGGTCAGGGATC
It contains:
- the ADA2 gene encoding adenosine deaminase 2 isoform X1 translates to MPAPRALPSLLLALAVSALGSAASRDPARDQLLTREKAMRVGGLLVLEEEEQLADQRLRALKEAEMLEAAQTGTFPPSMHFFQAKRLVERSAVFRVLQKMPKGAALHVHDFGIVSMDWLVKNVTYRPHCYFCHTRKGTMLFRFAHPSPPKPEPAECSEWVLLEKVRKGLQNVTEFDQSSLLRSFTLVTESPQVTYANQDMVWAKFQTIFLSLSGLVNHAPVFRDYIFRGLEEFYQDNVLYLELRTTLFPVYELNGTVHSLEWSVRTYEEVARAFAEKHPGFIGIKLIYSDHRFKNVSCIKKSVQTAMKLRAQFPRMVAGFDLVGREDTGHSLYYYREALMIPALHGVKLPYFFHAGETDWQGTAADGNLLDALLLNSTRIGHGFALSKHPAVWADSWKKDIPVEVCPISNQVLKLVSDMRNHPAAVLMATGYPMVISSDDPAAFGAKGLSHDFYEAFMGIGGVTADLRTLKQLAMNSLKYSALSEGEKKVAMEAWEERWHKFVAELARGPE
- the ADA2 gene encoding adenosine deaminase 2 isoform X2 → MPAPRALPSLLLALAVSALGSAASRDPARDQLLTREKAMRVGGLLVLEEEEQLADQRLRALKEAEMLEAAQTGTFPPSMHFFQAKRLVERSAVFRVLQKMPKGAALHVHDFGIVSMDWLVKNVTYRPHCYFCHTRKGTMLFRFAHPSPPKPEPAECSEWVLLEKVRKGLQNVTEFDQSLLRSFTLVTESPQVTYANQDMVWAKFQTIFLSLSGLVNHAPVFRDYIFRGLEEFYQDNVLYLELRTTLFPVYELNGTVHSLEWSVRTYEEVARAFAEKHPGFIGIKLIYSDHRFKNVSCIKKSVQTAMKLRAQFPRMVAGFDLVGREDTGHSLYYYREALMIPALHGVKLPYFFHAGETDWQGTAADGNLLDALLLNSTRIGHGFALSKHPAVWADSWKKDIPVEVCPISNQVLKLVSDMRNHPAAVLMATGYPMVISSDDPAAFGAKGLSHDFYEAFMGIGGVTADLRTLKQLAMNSLKYSALSEGEKKVAMEAWEERWHKFVAELARGPE
- the ADA2 gene encoding adenosine deaminase 2 isoform X3, producing the protein MDWLVKNVTYRPHCYFCHTRKGTMLFRFAHPSPPKPEPAECSEWVLLEKVRKGLQNVTEFDQSSLLRSFTLVTESPQVTYANQDMVWAKFQTIFLSLSGLVNHAPVFRDYIFRGLEEFYQDNVLYLELRTTLFPVYELNGTVHSLEWSVRTYEEVARAFAEKHPGFIGIKLIYSDHRFKNVSCIKKSVQTAMKLRAQFPRMVAGFDLVGREDTGHSLYYYREALMIPALHGVKLPYFFHAGETDWQGTAADGNLLDALLLNSTRIGHGFALSKHPAVWADSWKKDIPVEVCPISNQVLKLVSDMRNHPAAVLMATGYPMVISSDDPAAFGAKGLSHDFYEAFMGIGGVTADLRTLKQLAMNSLKYSALSEGEKKVAMEAWEERWHKFVAELARGPE